ATTGGGAATGAAGCAGAGGAATTTTGAAGAGGAAAAAGTGTGGTCTTTGGTCAGCAAAATTGTAAAGGAATTGGGTTGTTATTTGTCAAGTCTTGTGAATCATTTGTGGCATTTTTTTTGCTTTCTCAtgtttcttcctttttttagtGTGCTTAGTTTATTTAACACAAAGTATTAGTATTTGCTTTAGTTTTACTTtatgttattactattattattaagatcTTGTTAGTAAggcaaaaataattttaattagtaaaaaactATATTCcaaaacttttaattatataagtattaattataCTATTAATATAGCTTACAACCTAAAATTTATCACCTAATCACGCGTTAAAAGGTACTCCttccgttcctatttgttcttcctatttgggtatttcacaaagattaagaaaaagagaatttttggtggtagtgggtattattttaattatataattgtgagaagtaatgattgtattggaagtatgaggttgtagtgggtattattttaattaaatagtagtgtgatgTAATGATTGTAtgggaagtatgagagagaaaataattataaataaaagaaaatgggtacattaaaagaaaagggggattttaaggggtaaaagtgagataaaaactttctaaaaatagaaagtattctaaagtggaagaacttttgaaactacccgttatagtaatgtggaagatcaaaaaggaacggagggagtatatgttattttatcttttattttattttttaaaatactctTTCAGATCTATGTAAAATATTGTTCTTATAATGAGTGTTCTAGAATGttctttaaataaacatttataTATTCTTAGTTTCTTAACTGATATTGCATATAAAAAATCGTGCATAATATAGgatttaatttactaattttattaatgAAGATATAAACGATAATTATTCCATTTTAAATTCTGTAAGACCTTATACAATATTTGGCTTTTTAGTATTTAATTAAGTAAAGCAGATTCTAgtaaatagtaataaaaaatatgaagTTAATTAGGGGAGAAGAAATAGTCATGAGAAGGAGAAATTTGATTTTGCAGCACTAAGAAAAGTGGGTTAAGCAACCCTCAAGGTTTCTTGGCCCATTTTATTACcaatttaggaaaaaaaatcaaagaaatttgTGTTTTGCCCCACGTTAGATGACACTATTTGACATGTGTTATATGTTTATGTCgtgttataaattattgtttgagAGTGATCAACATGATACGATCCTATTACAATATGACCTGCTTCTACATGGTCCACTCGACCACTCTAGAATGAGCGAGTGACTATAGTGGTCCAAAACAACAAATTTCATATGTGCTTATCATGTAAACCCAACCAAAACTTACCCTACCCTAAGTGCAGTGGATTTAAACTCCTAATCCTAAAGTTCCAGCATGTAGAATAGTTCAGGACATGTTTGACAAAAATAGTTGCAAGAGTGGTGATTTGTTGTGAAATTGACTTTTAGcattaaactaattatatgTTAAAATTATATTCACCAATAATtagtttgaaaaatattaaaacatgtTTTTAAAAGGCATATTATGGTGCTTCTTGCAAAATGATACTTACATTACTAATTCACTTCACATTTTCAAAATATTACCTAAAACTTTATTAAATACTACAAAACACTATTCGTCAAATACTATTaattataagtaaaaaaaaaaaaaaaaaaataaccaaaGTGCTTGAGTTGACTGTTAAAAGTCACATTTCACATCATAACACATTACTTTTAATAGCAAACTCAAACAAATATTTCGCTTCACAATATGTCACTTTTAGTAATATAGCAAACTCAAACAAACAGAATAGCAACTTTTAATATGAGTCGGGAGACTCTTTGGCTgcatcctcctttatgggtatgaattgTCATCTTTATTTTCTCCTCAGACTCTGCTCATAGTCCCAATGAGTGGAATACATttagtatgatgatgatagaaCAATTTTTAATCATTGTAGCTTGTAAGTTCACCATAAGCTTCTTTACATTCAGAAAATTTAAACTATTGTATCTATACATTAAgaatcaacaaaaatattttcataatttcaaaTTGCTTGAAATGGATCTTAACATACTACACATTAATTCGTGACCTAATTTTGCAAATCTAATGATCCAGGAAAGCAAAATAGAATTATCAAGTCCATATATCAactaaaataaatgaattaatttatgAGATCCTGTAAATACCCAAAAAAAATGCATTATAAATGAGAATTCTGTATCCTCGAACGAATCTATAAATACATGAACCACTAAGGTGACCGATCTCCTCGGAACGTCTATATCAATTAGCATCTATGTCGAAAAACTCGTTATTCACAGCCGATACAAGAATTATGCTACCAACTTCTTTTCCCTCTCGACTTTTTACTTCTAGAGAACACGTCCAACCATTTACTACTTTTCGGATACAGATCCACCCAACTCGTATCGTCCTTGGCTGCTTTTTCCCACCGCTCTTTAAATATTTCGAGCTCGAGTGTTGATTGCCTGCGGATCTGTTCATTTTCCATTTTCCACGGAACGTGAGACATTTTTCTCGGTATTTTATACAAGTATTTTAATTCTAGTAAGCGTCACCATTCCCTAAAATATCAGTTAAGTAAAGAAAACTCGAGGGCAAAATTAAACTCACATGGTCACGCGTATCCAAGCCTTGATGTTTCTTCTGCATCATTAGGAAAAAACATGATTTTCTATCGCAAATCGCAGGGATGATTCCATTAGTAAAATGTACGATTTGAAAGCAAATTACCTTTACTTTTGTGGGGCGTTCGGATTTTTGCACCTGCGTGAAAATTGCTAAGTGTTAATATAATGACtcgtaaagaaaaaaaaatacatggaGCATATATCGGAGATTTGCGGAACAGAATTTGATGTCACAAAATACATTATAAATTTGAACGAACCTTTTTAGCCGATGAACCACCTAGAGTTTGTATGCCTTGATGAACAACATATTCACTGTCGATGATGCCTACCTTCTTTGTCCTGTCACCCTGCGGATTGTGAATAAAACTATGATATTGTTTGCATAGCAAAGAAGAATTGAATGTAGCCAGCAACGACAAAAGAAAATAGGGTGCATTATCGGTGGAAAATGAATATCTTCCctttttttctcttcaatttttttttttgttttccggGGCGAGGCCATTGGGGGGGAGGAAGGTGTGGAGTTGTACAAGTTCAAAAAGATTGTTGAAGTAAATAACGGATTGTTCCTATTTAATACAATCTCAAAGCCTTAGATTATTCCTACTTTTCATGGTTAAATATGCTACCTTCATTGGTCcatcaaaaatataaacataaatcATTTGCTGAATCACCAGGCTACGATGTCGCCAAGTGCAACAAGGTCGAAgtaattatcttttaaaaaaatgggGAACCAACCAAAATGATTCAATATCTTACCTGCGCACAATAACCGAGCTTCATATCCAATCCCCAGCCATGAACGAGATCATTCTGAAAAGGACACGGTGCTTTTAAATATGAACATAAGCCCTTTAAAGAGCTTACGACCTTCATTGAGTGCAACAAGACAGGATAAACAATATAACATTCATATGTACGGATAGAATACTTTCTTTTGCAAGTCATACATATTGGAAGCTAATGAGCGAACCAACATATAGTTAGTTaaaattaggggtgttcaaaactgGATACCGGATCATATCCGAGATCGGATCCATAAATCTGGTTTTGAGACCGGATACCGTTTGATCCGATCAGATATTTCGGATCGGGTTTTGAAGAACACCCCTGGTCAGAATCACATATTAGACATACATAGGAGATCCGATTTCAACAGAAAAAGTATAACATTTCAACAGGCAGTAAAGGTAGAAAATTTTTTAACCTTAAGCCACCAAATACTGATATACCTGCATAAGATGCCAAGTACAACGCCAAGCTGACCTCGAAAAAACAGGGGCCATGCCTTCCACCCACCTAAACACAagatataaaaagaaaaggtgAGCATGCTACGCCTAAGACctttgacatttaatttaattaaaaaagtcGGCCAATGCTAAGAGATCTATATCCCTCTTCCCCCGTTTCTCAAAAACGAGAACTTAATCATgtcacttattattattattatttggtcAATTAGAAACAAACTCTTTGTTATTTCAAGGGCACGGTTGCGTAAATTTGACCCCCTAACCCTGATTATGCGAGAGCCTTTACGTGGCATAATGGCATTGAGGCAATGGGACGTTATTATTAACGTACTAAGCAACTATAAATATTCAAAAAGATAAAGGAAGCAAACAACTCCAAATTCACAATTGCAGAAAAAAACCGAAGAATATAGCAAGATTCCAAGATCAAGCATACAAATCCGAAAAATTCATAATTATTTGTGCACGCTCACCCAATGCATGGGGGCCCGGTGCTAGAACTCGTACATTTTGTAAAACCTCTTGAATCATATATTCTCCTGTATAGAGTGAAAAAAACTGAGCAAGTGATATGAATAGCTCAGAAAGATCAGAAAAATGGACACATACAGGATACGGCAGCTAAGTTACCTATGGAACCTTTTAGCTTTTTTACGAATCGTAATACGATGATGTATCTCACTCGAGTTGGAGTCCAGAGCTGGCTGAGATATCTCAAATCTCTCGGATTTTACAATTTGCAAGTAACTGTGGCAAAGGAAAGAAGATATATCAACAAGCAAAGCAAGTACATCGTCCTTCTTCCGGAATTATGCAGCAAATGAGTAATTGAACACTGTATATTTTATCCGTGATTTCCTCTTACAATACATATcaaccagtgtcacatgattcgctaatctcctcgcgaatcacgaatcgaaaaaaattgattatcgCCGGTTTTGGCCTATTCTTGGACAAATTCAGCAAAATATATTTTCAGAAAGAGCTCACCTACAAAATTACCAATAAAAAATGAAGCTGACCTTTTCGGATGAAAGTGCTGCACTCCCAAGTCTTCATCCCATAAAAATATGTAGTCATAAATAGAAAC
This genomic stretch from Amaranthus tricolor cultivar Red isolate AtriRed21 chromosome 9, ASM2621246v1, whole genome shotgun sequence harbors:
- the LOC130823549 gene encoding uncharacterized protein LOC130823549 is translated as MKTFKSWRWLPRKKTALSDGGPHGAHGFRMRQLAFMGFVCVAMMFIVYRTTNCQYRQTEIDARRHPFDYTDSTKTIELDNLPRGIVQARSDMELKPLWSLSKPKVDGSSSHNLLAIAAGIKQKHNVDSIVQKFVAENFTVILFHYDGNMNNWWDLDWSNKAIHIAAHNQTKWWFAKRFLHPDVVSIYDYIFLWDEDLGVQHFHPKSYLQIVKSERFEISQPALDSNSSEIHHRITIRKKAKRFHRRIYDSRGFTKCTSSSTGPPCIGWVEGMAPVFSRSAWRCTWHLMQNDLVHGWGLDMKLGYCAQGDRTKKVGIIDSEYVVHQGIQTLGGSSAKKVQKSERPTKVKKKHQGLDTRDHIRRQSTLELEIFKERWEKAAKDDTSWVDLYPKSSKWLDVFSRSKKSRGKRSW